A stretch of Aristophania vespae DNA encodes these proteins:
- the speD gene encoding adenosylmethionine decarboxylase: protein MNALAQLGMVSGFPRDIQNIDAVHADEERKDYFITRDGESFAGNHLLVDFWDSKNLDNPKRIDETLRRAAEAAGATILHSHFHHFTPNGGVSGVLVLAESHISIHTWPERHYAAVDVFMCGACDPNLTIPVMQELFQAKRVEVDALRRGRVAQNARKLG from the coding sequence ATGAACGCACTTGCTCAACTGGGGATGGTATCGGGTTTCCCGAGAGATATCCAGAATATTGACGCAGTCCACGCAGATGAAGAGCGTAAGGACTATTTTATCACTCGCGACGGCGAAAGCTTTGCGGGTAATCATCTTCTTGTAGATTTTTGGGACTCCAAAAATCTTGATAATCCCAAAAGGATTGATGAAACTTTGCGACGGGCGGCTGAGGCAGCCGGGGCAACTATCCTGCATAGCCATTTCCATCATTTTACACCAAATGGTGGTGTATCTGGTGTGCTCGTACTGGCAGAAAGCCACATTTCAATTCATACATGGCCAGAACGTCATTATGCTGCGGTTGACGTTTTTATGTGTGGCGCCTGCGATCCGAATTTAACCATTCCTGTTATGCAGGAACTGTTTCAGGCAAAACGTGTTGAGGTTGATGCCCTAAGGCGCGGTCGCGTAGCCCAGAATGCGCGAAAACTAGGCTAA
- the speE gene encoding polyamine aminopropyltransferase encodes MADIWLNETLYPDWGQRFQVERELAHVKSPFQDIVVFESTSHGRVLVLDGVIQITERDEFIYQEMLAHVPLLTHPKAERVLIIGAGDGGVLRRVLQHKTVKKAVMVEIDGDVIELSKKYLPAIAGDAWNDDRAEVIVGDGIDYVAKANDGSFDVIIVDSTDPIGVGEVLFTDEFYKNCARILSDEGVIVNQCGVPFMQADELRETSLRRAKFFPHVTAYVAAVPTYVGGFMTLGMAKKGSKPEELTVENIQKRAQLAGINGQCRYWTAQVHWSAFQLPPYIAEHLPVSQG; translated from the coding sequence ATGGCTGATATTTGGCTCAATGAGACTCTTTACCCAGATTGGGGACAACGCTTTCAGGTTGAGCGTGAACTGGCTCATGTGAAATCACCTTTCCAGGATATTGTTGTCTTTGAAAGTACAAGCCATGGTCGTGTCTTAGTGCTTGATGGTGTTATACAAATCACAGAGCGTGATGAATTTATCTATCAGGAAATGTTGGCACATGTCCCACTTCTGACTCACCCAAAGGCAGAACGTGTCCTGATTATCGGGGCTGGTGATGGTGGTGTGTTACGGCGTGTTTTACAGCACAAAACTGTCAAAAAAGCTGTCATGGTCGAAATTGATGGGGATGTGATTGAATTATCTAAAAAATATCTCCCAGCCATAGCTGGTGACGCCTGGAATGATGATCGTGCTGAAGTGATTGTCGGTGACGGGATAGATTATGTTGCGAAAGCAAATGATGGATCTTTTGATGTTATTATCGTTGATAGCACTGATCCTATTGGCGTTGGCGAAGTTCTCTTTACAGATGAATTTTATAAAAATTGTGCCCGTATACTCTCTGATGAAGGTGTCATAGTTAATCAATGCGGGGTGCCTTTTATGCAGGCAGATGAGCTTAGGGAAACAAGCCTCCGACGTGCTAAATTTTTCCCACATGTAACGGCTTATGTAGCGGCTGTTCCGACCTATGTTGGTGGGTTTATGACGCTCGGGATGGCTAAAAAAGGCAGCAAACCAGAGGAACTTACGGTAGAGAATATTCAGAAACGCGCTCAGCTAGCTGGTATTAATGGGCAGTGTCGTTACTGGACAGCGCAGGTTCATTGGAGCGCCTTTCAACTACCACCTTATATTGCTGAGCATCTTCCGGTTTCTCAGGGCTAA
- the panB gene encoding 3-methyl-2-oxobutanoate hydroxymethyltransferase produces the protein MRRMTVADIRKMKAEKKPIAMITAYDYSSALIAEKAGVPMLLVGDSLAMVMHGHETTLPVSVESMILHAQMVMRGSKQALIVVDMPFLSYATEQDAVHAARRIMQEGGGHALKLEGGVEVVPMIRRLTEMGVPVMGHLGLTPQSQHQIGLRVQARDEQAARKLVEDALTLEKAGAFAIVMEVVPAELAALIARLVSIPIIGIGAGAGCDGQVQVWHDVLGIFDGKSPRHAKRFAEIGEMMTKAVAHYVSDVENKSFPTSAQSATMNAEILAEIERDYR, from the coding sequence ATGCGCCGCATGACTGTTGCTGACATTCGAAAAATGAAGGCTGAGAAGAAGCCGATCGCTATGATAACGGCTTATGATTATTCTTCTGCCCTGATAGCTGAAAAAGCTGGGGTTCCCATGTTATTAGTGGGTGATTCACTAGCAATGGTTATGCACGGCCATGAAACAACGCTCCCGGTAAGCGTAGAGAGCATGATTTTGCATGCTCAAATGGTCATGAGAGGGAGCAAACAGGCTCTCATTGTTGTTGATATGCCTTTTCTGAGTTATGCGACAGAACAGGATGCGGTTCATGCAGCGCGTCGCATTATGCAGGAGGGAGGAGGACACGCCCTGAAATTAGAGGGCGGTGTAGAAGTTGTCCCCATGATCCGGCGTCTGACAGAAATGGGTGTGCCTGTTATGGGGCATCTTGGCTTAACCCCACAATCACAACATCAAATTGGCCTGCGTGTTCAGGCACGTGATGAACAGGCGGCCCGTAAATTGGTTGAAGATGCTCTAACGCTTGAAAAAGCAGGTGCCTTTGCCATTGTCATGGAGGTTGTTCCCGCCGAACTTGCTGCCCTGATTGCGCGCCTTGTCTCTATTCCTATTATTGGTATTGGAGCTGGGGCAGGATGCGATGGGCAGGTCCAGGTGTGGCATGATGTGCTCGGTATTTTTGATGGTAAATCGCCTCGTCATGCAAAACGTTTTGCTGAAATCGGTGAAATGATGACAAAAGCTGTTGCTCATTATGTCAGTGATGTTGAAAATAAATCTTTCCCTACCTCTGCTCAAAGTGCCACAATGAATGCAGAAATTTTAGCAGAAATTGAAAGAGATTATCGCTGA
- the gcvT gene encoding glycine cleavage system aminomethyltransferase GcvT: MTESLLHTPLYNLHISLGAKMVPFAGYAMPVQYPKGVMEEHKHTRQKAGLFDVSHMGQLRLKAKSGSVEAALSAFETLVPMDFCGLAENRQRYALLTNEQGGIRDDLMVARQKDDLFIVVNAACKEADATYIEKALIDECIIERQFDRALLALQGPKAVEVISQFFPEAASMRFMDCIMTRYEGQDITLSRSGYTGEDGYEIGLPAEIAESFAKALLSHPDVEPIGLGARDSLRLEAGLCLYGNDIDSTTTPIEASLIWAIQKARRPGGARENGYPGAEIISKQIQNGTKRVRVGLQPEGRAPVRAGVELFADETAQEKIGIVTSGGFGPTFGGPVAMGYVQAPLSEVNTQLFASLRGKIVPVTVHVLPFIPAGFKR; the protein is encoded by the coding sequence ATGACTGAGTCTCTTCTCCATACTCCTCTTTATAATTTACATATCTCGCTCGGCGCTAAAATGGTGCCTTTTGCTGGATATGCCATGCCCGTTCAATATCCCAAAGGGGTTATGGAGGAGCATAAACATACACGCCAAAAAGCGGGGCTTTTTGATGTTTCCCATATGGGGCAGTTACGTCTGAAAGCTAAATCAGGCAGCGTAGAGGCCGCTTTAAGCGCTTTTGAAACGCTTGTGCCTATGGATTTTTGCGGTTTGGCTGAAAATCGTCAACGTTATGCTCTTTTAACGAATGAGCAAGGCGGCATACGTGATGATCTTATGGTTGCCCGCCAAAAAGATGATTTATTCATTGTTGTTAATGCCGCCTGTAAAGAAGCTGATGCAACTTATATTGAAAAAGCATTGATAGATGAATGTATCATTGAGCGGCAGTTTGATCGTGCATTATTGGCTTTACAAGGGCCAAAAGCCGTCGAGGTTATAAGTCAGTTTTTTCCAGAAGCCGCTTCAATGCGCTTTATGGATTGCATAATGACACGTTATGAAGGCCAGGACATTACTTTATCCCGCTCTGGTTATACGGGTGAAGATGGCTACGAAATTGGCCTTCCTGCTGAAATTGCCGAAAGTTTTGCAAAAGCTTTATTGTCTCACCCAGATGTGGAGCCTATCGGGCTTGGTGCGCGTGATTCATTACGTCTGGAAGCTGGTTTGTGTCTTTATGGTAACGATATTGATAGCACCACAACACCTATCGAAGCGTCTTTAATTTGGGCTATTCAAAAAGCGCGCCGCCCTGGAGGTGCACGTGAAAATGGTTATCCTGGAGCTGAAATCATTTCGAAACAAATACAAAATGGCACCAAGCGTGTTCGTGTAGGGCTTCAGCCTGAAGGGCGGGCGCCTGTTCGTGCTGGAGTTGAGTTATTTGCTGATGAGACTGCACAGGAAAAAATAGGGATTGTCACTTCTGGTGGCTTTGGTCCAACCTTTGGTGGTCCTGTGGCTATGGGCTATGTCCAGGCACCCTTGTCTGAAGTGAATACGCAGCTATTTGCTTCTTTGCGTGGGAAAATCGTGCCGGTCACTGTACATGTACTGCCTTTCATTCCCGCTGGTTTTAAACGTTAA
- the gcvH gene encoding glycine cleavage system protein GcvH, translating into MTTRYTKTHEWVRLEGDIATVGITAHAADELGELVFAEGKDEGTEVTSGDAVAVVESVKAASDIYAPVGGIIKEFNTNLSDDPTLINKDPENEGWIIKLKVADSEELDALLSAEQYAAL; encoded by the coding sequence ATGACAACACGTTATACAAAGACTCACGAATGGGTTCGCCTTGAGGGTGATATTGCTACAGTTGGTATCACAGCTCACGCTGCTGACGAGCTTGGTGAACTCGTTTTTGCCGAGGGTAAAGATGAGGGCACAGAAGTTACGTCCGGCGATGCTGTGGCTGTTGTTGAGTCTGTTAAAGCCGCTTCAGATATTTATGCCCCAGTAGGTGGTATCATTAAAGAATTTAATACAAACCTGTCAGATGATCCAACTCTAATCAATAAAGACCCTGAAAATGAGGGCTGGATTATAAAACTTAAAGTTGCTGATTCAGAAGAGCTGGATGCACTGCTTTCGGCTGAGCAATACGCAGCCCTTTAA
- the gcvP gene encoding aminomethyl-transferring glycine dehydrogenase gives MTISWPEQNASFSQRHIGPRHQDQVAMLQSLGVNSMAALMEKVVPASIRPSALTDEGAASIGASLSEIEALQRLKSMACQNKVMVSMIGQGYYDTFLPPVILRSVLENPAWYTAYTPYQPEISQGRLEALLNFQTLVTELTGLDIANASLLDEATACAEAMAMARRVSRVKTQRFFIDQDTHPQILAVMQMRAEPQGWELVIGNPETDLDPQNIFGALFSYPGSSGAARNPQPYIEAIHQAGGIVSLTCDPLALMILKSPGSLGADIAIGSMQRFGTPMGNGGPHAAFMATKEAYKRHMPGRIVGISRDSHGKPALRLALQTREQHIRREKATSNICTAQALPAMISAFYALYHGPQNLTAIAKRVHLFALILAAGLKELGFSIETTSYFDTVTVKAGEKAAQILDIARKAGINLRDSGNGKIGLSCDELTTAEIIKKLWRSFGASETEIQSLEQKLSVSENLPHDLQREGVALTHPIFETYHSETEMMRYLRCLADKDLALDRSMIPLGSCTMKLNPAAAMAPITWPEFSQIHPFAPAGQKKGYAELFKYLENALCHISGYDAVSLQPNSGAQGEFAGLMAIRAYHEARGEKDRSICLIPASAHGTNPASAQMASMDVVVVACDEAGNVDVEDLKVKLKRYEGRVAAIMITYPSTHGVFEERVTEICDLVHQAGGQVYLDGANMNAQVGLARPGRYGADVSHFNLHKTFCIPHGGGGPGMGPIGVRSHLAPYLPETELADKARLVSAAPYGSASVLPISAAYIMMMGDDGLRQASEVAILNANYIAHRLSGAYKILFRGNNGFTAHECILDMRPFKDELGITIDDIAKRLIDYGFHAPTVSFPVPGTLMIEPTESESLVELDRFCGAMLAIREEISAIEAKQISLEDSPLRHAPHTARDLISEWQRPYSREEGAYPKALEGEKYWAPVGRIDNAWGDRNLICTCPDIQSYAE, from the coding sequence ATGACCATAAGCTGGCCCGAGCAAAACGCATCTTTTAGCCAACGACACATTGGCCCCCGTCATCAAGATCAAGTCGCGATGCTTCAGAGTTTAGGCGTAAACTCTATGGCGGCGCTGATGGAGAAGGTTGTACCAGCTTCTATTCGTCCCTCTGCTTTAACGGATGAAGGGGCGGCGTCTATTGGGGCTTCCTTAAGTGAAATAGAGGCTTTGCAGCGCCTCAAATCAATGGCTTGCCAAAATAAAGTCATGGTTTCCATGATCGGGCAAGGATATTATGACACATTCTTACCCCCCGTCATTTTGCGCAGCGTCCTTGAAAATCCTGCATGGTACACAGCTTATACCCCTTATCAGCCTGAAATTAGTCAGGGGCGTCTTGAGGCGCTGTTAAACTTTCAGACCCTTGTTACAGAATTAACGGGTTTAGATATCGCTAATGCGTCATTGCTGGATGAAGCAACAGCTTGTGCAGAAGCCATGGCCATGGCGCGCCGTGTCAGCCGGGTAAAGACACAGCGTTTCTTTATTGATCAGGATACGCACCCACAAATTCTGGCCGTCATGCAGATGAGGGCAGAACCTCAGGGCTGGGAACTCGTTATTGGCAACCCAGAAACAGATCTCGATCCACAAAATATTTTTGGGGCTTTGTTTTCTTATCCTGGTTCATCAGGTGCTGCTCGTAATCCTCAGCCTTATATTGAAGCCATTCATCAGGCGGGGGGCATTGTCAGTCTGACATGTGATCCATTGGCCCTTATGATTTTAAAATCACCAGGGTCTTTGGGGGCTGACATAGCCATAGGCTCCATGCAGCGTTTTGGAACGCCAATGGGTAATGGTGGCCCTCATGCGGCTTTTATGGCAACGAAAGAAGCCTATAAGCGCCATATGCCAGGTCGGATTGTCGGTATTTCTCGTGATAGTCATGGAAAACCCGCTTTACGTTTGGCATTGCAAACACGTGAACAGCATATTCGTCGTGAGAAAGCGACGTCGAATATTTGTACAGCACAGGCTCTGCCTGCTATGATTTCTGCTTTTTACGCGCTTTATCATGGGCCTCAGAACCTCACGGCTATTGCCAAACGTGTTCATCTTTTTGCGTTGATCTTAGCAGCTGGCCTCAAAGAGCTTGGTTTCTCCATTGAAACAACATCTTATTTCGATACAGTTACAGTTAAGGCTGGGGAGAAAGCTGCACAAATTTTAGACATTGCGCGCAAGGCTGGAATTAATCTTCGTGACAGCGGAAATGGTAAAATTGGCCTTTCCTGCGATGAGCTGACAACAGCGGAGATCATAAAAAAATTATGGCGCTCTTTTGGTGCTAGCGAGACGGAAATTCAGTCTTTAGAGCAGAAACTTTCTGTATCAGAAAACTTACCTCATGACCTTCAGCGTGAAGGGGTGGCTTTAACGCATCCTATTTTTGAGACTTATCACTCAGAAACAGAGATGATGCGTTATCTTCGTTGTCTGGCTGATAAAGATTTAGCATTGGACCGTAGCATGATTCCGCTGGGTTCATGCACCATGAAGCTTAATCCTGCTGCTGCAATGGCTCCTATTACATGGCCAGAATTTTCTCAGATTCATCCTTTTGCTCCTGCCGGGCAGAAAAAAGGATATGCTGAACTGTTTAAGTATCTTGAAAATGCTCTATGCCATATTTCAGGCTATGACGCTGTCTCTCTACAGCCTAACTCCGGTGCTCAGGGTGAGTTTGCTGGTTTGATGGCCATTCGTGCCTATCATGAAGCACGAGGCGAGAAAGATCGTTCTATATGCCTTATTCCAGCCTCTGCTCACGGCACTAATCCAGCCTCTGCCCAAATGGCAAGTATGGATGTCGTGGTAGTGGCTTGTGATGAAGCTGGTAATGTTGATGTTGAAGATCTCAAAGTTAAGCTCAAGCGTTATGAAGGGCGCGTCGCAGCCATCATGATCACCTATCCCTCAACACATGGTGTGTTTGAGGAACGGGTTACCGAGATATGTGATCTTGTGCATCAGGCTGGCGGACAGGTTTATCTCGATGGTGCCAATATGAACGCACAAGTAGGACTAGCGCGCCCTGGTCGCTACGGTGCTGATGTCTCACATTTTAATTTGCACAAAACCTTTTGTATTCCTCATGGCGGCGGTGGGCCAGGTATGGGACCAATTGGTGTAAGATCTCATCTTGCACCGTACCTTCCAGAGACGGAGCTTGCTGATAAGGCGCGTCTCGTTTCTGCTGCACCTTATGGATCGGCATCTGTATTACCAATATCGGCTGCTTATATCATGATGATGGGCGATGATGGGCTTCGCCAGGCTTCAGAAGTAGCGATATTAAATGCCAATTACATTGCCCACCGTCTAAGTGGTGCCTATAAAATCCTGTTCCGTGGCAATAATGGCTTTACGGCGCATGAATGTATTCTTGATATGCGTCCATTTAAAGATGAGCTTGGCATTACTATTGATGATATTGCCAAGCGTCTCATTGATTATGGCTTTCATGCACCAACAGTCAGCTTTCCAGTTCCTGGGACATTAATGATTGAGCCAACCGAATCAGAGAGTCTTGTAGAATTGGATCGATTCTGTGGTGCCATGTTGGCTATTCGTGAAGAAATATCTGCAATAGAGGCCAAACAGATTTCTCTGGAAGATAGCCCTTTGCGTCATGCTCCTCATACAGCCCGTGATCTTATTTCTGAGTGGCAGCGGCCTTATAGTCGGGAAGAAGGCGCTTATCCAAAAGCTTTGGAAGGCGAAAAATATTGGGCTCCGGTTGGACGCATAGATAATGCCTGGGGTGACAGAAATTTAATATGCACATGCCCAGATATCCAAAGTTACGCAGAATAA
- a CDS encoding putative quinol monooxygenase, translating to MMSEPVYLTAIIEVAPQHADQADRAMQDCIAHSRKEKACQRYFIYRDLEKPGRFVANEIWASSEGLDAHSASPHFQALIATLKTLSAKIEIMKVSPIEPQA from the coding sequence ATGATGAGTGAGCCCGTTTATCTCACGGCTATTATAGAAGTAGCACCACAACATGCTGACCAGGCAGATCGCGCAATGCAAGATTGCATTGCGCACTCGCGTAAGGAAAAAGCATGCCAGCGTTATTTTATCTACCGTGATCTTGAAAAGCCTGGGCGTTTCGTCGCAAATGAGATTTGGGCCTCTAGTGAAGGGTTAGATGCTCATAGCGCATCGCCTCATTTTCAAGCTCTTATAGCAACTTTAAAGACATTAAGTGCTAAAATAGAGATTATGAAAGTTTCTCCCATCGAGCCACAGGCCTAA
- a CDS encoding ROK family protein: MADYRLGVDFGGTKIEILALDRSGKEILRERVPDPNIYEDAVLAVRDLVLATEQKIGAVPGHRVSGTQPTSTLGIGIPGSLSPEAGLVRNSNSVWLNNKPFGRDLEEALDRPIRVENDANCFALSEAVDGAGKGYNTVLGVIIGTGMGGGIVSNARILQGRHHIAGEWGHIPLPWMTDEDRPARKCFCGNEGCQERYLCGPALAQEWKGPGADRSTHGIEEAARDGDPKAIRALDLYMERFARACGQIVNFLDPDVIVLGGGVSNLKSIYERVPKLLPQHVITSPCVTPIVQNRHGDSSGVRGAAWLWDIDETGAPPSV, translated from the coding sequence ATGGCAGATTATCGCTTAGGTGTTGATTTTGGTGGAACCAAAATTGAAATTCTCGCCTTGGATCGATCAGGGAAAGAAATCTTAAGAGAGCGCGTTCCTGATCCGAATATTTATGAAGATGCAGTTCTTGCTGTCAGAGATCTTGTCCTAGCGACAGAGCAGAAAATTGGTGCCGTACCAGGTCATCGCGTTTCTGGCACACAGCCTACGTCTACTCTAGGGATAGGCATTCCAGGTTCACTATCACCAGAAGCCGGTTTGGTTCGGAATTCAAATTCCGTATGGCTAAATAACAAGCCTTTTGGTCGTGACCTGGAAGAAGCTCTTGATCGCCCCATAAGGGTAGAGAATGATGCTAACTGTTTTGCTTTATCTGAAGCTGTAGATGGAGCAGGCAAGGGCTATAATACGGTTTTAGGTGTAATTATTGGTACGGGTATGGGGGGCGGTATTGTCTCAAATGCTCGTATTCTTCAGGGACGCCATCATATTGCTGGTGAGTGGGGCCATATTCCTCTTCCCTGGATGACAGATGAAGACCGTCCTGCCAGAAAATGCTTTTGTGGTAATGAAGGTTGTCAAGAACGCTATCTTTGTGGGCCTGCCTTAGCACAAGAATGGAAAGGCCCTGGTGCTGATCGCTCTACACATGGAATTGAAGAAGCCGCCCGTGATGGTGACCCTAAAGCTATCCGTGCTTTAGATCTTTACATGGAACGCTTTGCCCGTGCTTGCGGCCAGATTGTTAACTTCCTGGATCCTGACGTCATTGTACTTGGGGGTGGGGTTTCTAATCTAAAGAGCATTTATGAGCGCGTGCCCAAATTGCTTCCCCAGCATGTTATTACCTCTCCTTGCGTAACACCTATTGTGCAAAATCGCCATGGTGATAGCTCAGGTGTGCGTGGTGCTGCATGGCTTTGGGATATTGATGAAACTGGGGCTCCACCCAGTGTCTAA
- the glnA gene encoding type I glutamate--ammonia ligase, producing MAKTTTPSSPKKITPDKAAVQHVFDLIQENGVEFVDLRFTDPKGKWHHTTQAVVTIDEDSFVNGFMFDGSSIQGWKAINESDMMLLPDPSTAVMDPFSARPQLILICDVVDPKTMNFYNRDPRSTARLAEKYLVESGLGDTAFFGPEAEFFIFDNVRFGTGENFGTYQLDSIEGPGASMKDYPEGNMGHRPGLKGGYFPVPPVDSENDLRAEMLTTMGEMGLPIEKHHHEVARSQHELGTKFATLVQSADYMQIFKYCVHNVAHSYGKTATFMPKPIMGDNGSGMHVHQSIWKDGKPCFAGDGYAELSETALYYIGGIIKHAKALNAFTNPSTNSYKRLIPGFEAPVLLAYSSANRSASCRIPYATGPKAKRVEVRFPDPTANPYLAFSAMLMAGLDGIRNKIHPGDAMDKDLYELPPEELKQIPTVCGSLREALESLEADHDFLLEGNVFTKDQIESYIALKWHDVHRFEHTPHPVEFEMYYSV from the coding sequence ATGGCCAAGACAACGACCCCTTCTTCCCCAAAGAAAATTACTCCTGATAAAGCAGCCGTACAGCATGTTTTTGATCTTATTCAGGAAAATGGCGTAGAATTTGTTGATCTGCGCTTTACTGATCCTAAAGGAAAATGGCACCACACAACTCAAGCCGTTGTCACCATTGATGAAGATAGCTTTGTAAATGGTTTCATGTTCGATGGCTCTTCCATTCAAGGATGGAAAGCTATTAACGAATCAGACATGATGCTTTTACCTGATCCATCAACTGCTGTTATGGATCCTTTTTCAGCCCGTCCACAACTAATTCTTATTTGCGATGTCGTCGATCCGAAAACGATGAACTTCTATAATCGCGACCCACGTTCAACAGCACGGTTAGCAGAAAAATATCTTGTAGAAAGTGGTTTGGGCGATACTGCTTTTTTTGGCCCTGAAGCAGAGTTTTTCATTTTTGATAACGTACGCTTTGGTACTGGCGAGAATTTCGGCACCTATCAACTTGATAGCATCGAAGGCCCCGGCGCCTCTATGAAAGACTATCCAGAAGGAAATATGGGGCACCGCCCTGGGCTAAAAGGAGGTTATTTCCCTGTTCCTCCCGTTGATAGCGAAAATGACCTTCGTGCTGAAATGCTTACAACAATGGGTGAAATGGGACTACCCATTGAAAAACACCATCACGAGGTTGCACGCAGCCAGCATGAACTTGGCACAAAATTTGCAACCCTTGTGCAATCTGCTGACTATATGCAGATCTTCAAATATTGCGTCCATAACGTAGCCCATTCCTACGGCAAAACAGCAACCTTCATGCCAAAACCCATTATGGGAGATAATGGCTCAGGTATGCATGTTCACCAATCGATCTGGAAAGATGGCAAACCATGCTTTGCTGGTGACGGTTATGCTGAGCTTTCTGAAACAGCCTTATATTATATTGGCGGCATCATTAAGCATGCAAAAGCGCTTAATGCGTTTACAAATCCTTCAACCAATTCTTACAAGCGCCTTATCCCCGGGTTTGAGGCACCTGTTCTTTTAGCATATTCTTCGGCTAATCGTTCTGCCTCCTGCCGTATTCCATACGCCACAGGCCCCAAGGCAAAACGCGTTGAAGTTCGTTTCCCTGATCCAACAGCCAATCCATATCTTGCTTTTAGCGCAATGTTGATGGCTGGGCTTGATGGTATTCGTAACAAGATTCACCCTGGTGATGCTATGGATAAGGATCTTTACGAACTTCCACCAGAAGAACTCAAACAAATCCCAACGGTTTGTGGCTCCCTTCGTGAAGCACTGGAGTCTCTTGAAGCTGATCACGACTTCCTTTTAGAAGGAAACGTTTTCACTAAAGACCAAATCGAAAGTTATATTGCTCTTAAGTGGCACGATGTTCACCGCTTTGAGCACACCCCTCACCCTGTTGAGTTCGAAATGTATTACTCTGTCTAA